In Plodia interpunctella isolate USDA-ARS_2022_Savannah chromosome 9, ilPloInte3.2, whole genome shotgun sequence, a single genomic region encodes these proteins:
- the LOC128672304 gene encoding collagenase-like, translating to MKLLIILLISTGTFGYYHKDVGIPKAARIKEAEEKGIQRITGGEYTDLGTYPFFAGLVIAVDMNLTSVCGSSLISNTKLITAAHCWNDGENTAMLLEVVLASTKLFSGGTRLGTNDVVAHEDFNIDTLQNDIAIITISSVEFDENLKPINLPTEQSYVGIQCHVVGFGRTGEGNPVTMAQKLSHAMTTVISNEECATIYGDMITDSLICTSGVDGRGPCGGDSGGPVFYGNEDFVVIGVVSFGAVEGCDAGYPTSHTRVSAFLQWINEKM from the coding sequence ATGAAGCTGttgattattttgttgataTCCACCGGAACTTTTGGGTATTACCACAAAGACGTGGGGATTCCCAAGGCGGCGCGAATAAAGGAGGCAGAAGAGAAAGGTATCCAAAGAATCACAGGCGGGGAATATACAGACTTGGGAACATATCCTTTCTTCGCGGGCTTGGTGATTGCTGTCGACATGAATTTGACTTCAGTATGTGGCTCTAGTTTAATATCAAACACTAAACTTATCACCGCAGCCCATTGCTGGAATGATGGCGAAAATACAGCGATGTTATTAGAAGTTGTACTTGCTTcgactaaattattttctggCGGCACAAGACTTGGCACCAATGATGTTGTGGCCCATGAAGATTTTAACATAGACACTTTGCAAAACGATATAGCTATTATAACTATATCAAGTGTGGAGTTTGACGAGAATTTGAAGCCGATAAATTTACCAACAGAGCAATCCTATGTCGGCATTCAATGCCATGTGGTTGGGTTTGGACGGACTGGTGAGGGGAATCCCGTAACAATGGCACAGAAGTTGAGTCATGCTATGACGACTGTGATAAGCAATGAAGAGTGCGCTACGATATATGGAGATATGATCACAGATTCGCTGATTTGCACTAGTGGTGTGGACGGGAGGGGACCATGTGGTGGGGATTCGGGTGGTCCTGTGTTTTATGGAAATGAGGATTTTGTGGTGATAGGTGTGGTGTCATTTGGAGCGGTGGAAGGTTGTGATGCGGGATATCCGACAAGCCATACGCGGGTATCGGCGTTCCTTCAATggattaatgaaaaaatgtaa